The nucleotide window CCAGGCTCACGCGCATTATTATGGCCCCGATTATTATTTGTTCTTCTTTGGCCATTTGCTCTACCACATTTGCTTCCGGGAATGGAGCAGTTTCAGGGGGACGggtttcatgatttttcaataaaaggGTGTTACGTTTCTCAGCCACAAGGAGGCATGAGATCAAATCAGCATGTTTTTTAAATTCCCTTTCACGGTATTGCTGCTGTAATACCAAGTTTGAGGCATGAAAAGTCGTAAGAGTCTTTTCCAACATATCCTCATCTTTTACATCTTCCCCACATAATTTTAATTGGGAAGTAATTCTATATACAACAAAGTTATAATCACATACAGTTTTAAAATCCTGTAACAGTAAGTGAATCCACTCATAACGAGCCCTCAGTAATACCGTTACCTTAAGGTGGTCATACCTTTCCTTTAAACCAGTCCACAATTCAACTAGATCTTAACCGTCAGATATTCAACCTTCAATCCTTCATCCAGTTGATGACGAAgggaaaatcataaatttatttGTCCCTGGCTAGATGT belongs to Lycium ferocissimum isolate CSIRO_LF1 unplaced genomic scaffold, AGI_CSIRO_Lferr_CH_V1 ctg18657, whole genome shotgun sequence and includes:
- the LOC132042870 gene encoding uncharacterized protein LOC132042870 — its product is MSNLSKLEFVALDISEKNYLSWVLDDEIHLDAKGLGATITQDLVELWTGLKERITSQLKLCGEDVKDEDMLEKTLTTFHASNLVLQQQYREREFKKHADLISCLLVAEKRNTLLLKNHETRPPETAPFPEANVVEQMAKEEQIIIGAIIMRVSLARDDIIIVVVVVTIKGKTIWVLKTILQEAIVIVVV